In a genomic window of Saccharothrix sp. HUAS TT1:
- a CDS encoding SRPBCC domain-containing protein — protein MIDLADQLKAIHREVGEGPSDTVGLLLRRTYDAAAEDVWDAVTDPARLRRWFLPVSGDLREGGHFEVEGNASGDILTCSPPKLLRVTYGGETSVVELRLTADDAERTTVELEHTVPKAVAGSGAGALYVGPGWDGALLGLALHLAGEVLEGDDPVAAANAPEVQRFNLGSVDAWTAAVEASGTATEEELAAAVAVARGQYAPDVV, from the coding sequence GTGATCGACCTGGCCGACCAGCTCAAGGCCATCCACCGCGAGGTGGGCGAGGGCCCCTCCGACACCGTCGGCCTGCTGCTGCGCCGCACCTACGACGCCGCGGCGGAGGACGTGTGGGACGCGGTCACCGACCCGGCCCGGCTGCGGCGCTGGTTCCTGCCCGTCAGCGGCGACCTGCGCGAGGGCGGGCACTTCGAGGTGGAGGGCAACGCGAGCGGCGACATCCTGACGTGCTCGCCGCCGAAGCTGCTGCGCGTCACGTACGGCGGCGAGACCAGCGTCGTGGAGCTGCGCCTCACCGCGGACGACGCCGAGCGGACCACCGTCGAGCTGGAGCACACGGTGCCCAAGGCGGTGGCGGGCAGCGGCGCGGGCGCGCTGTACGTCGGCCCCGGCTGGGACGGCGCGCTGCTCGGCCTGGCCCTCCACCTGGCGGGTGAGGTGCTGGAGGGCGACGACCCGGTGGCCGCCGCCAACGCGCCGGAGGTCCAGCGGTTCAACCTGGGCTCCGTCGACGCGTGGACGGCGGCGGTCGAGGCGTCGGGCACCGCCACCGAGGAGGAGCTGGCGGCGGCGGTCGCGGTGGCGAGGGGCCAGTACGCGCCCGACGTGGTCTGA
- a CDS encoding DUF3140 domain-containing protein, which yields MNDTLWDEFHRVVNMTSHELEDWLRTRSAGEDSETVPDQAGTPTGQDVLRVLRKRRTDLTTEDVKVMRKVVERVREQRREDLEPTAGEAHWRRRLMSIGHDPLKPA from the coding sequence ATGAACGACACCCTGTGGGACGAGTTCCACCGCGTGGTGAACATGACCTCGCACGAGCTGGAGGACTGGCTGCGCACCCGCTCGGCGGGCGAGGACAGCGAGACCGTGCCGGACCAGGCGGGCACGCCGACCGGCCAGGACGTGCTGCGGGTGCTGCGCAAGCGGCGCACGGACCTCACCACCGAGGACGTCAAGGTGATGCGCAAGGTCGTGGAGCGGGTGCGCGAGCAGCGGCGGGAGGACCTGGAGCCGACGGCGGGCGAGGCGCACTGGCGGCGCCGGCTCATGTCCATCGGCCACGACCCGCTCAAGCCCGCCTGA
- a CDS encoding NAD(P)/FAD-dependent oxidoreductase, which produces MGKPRVLVVGTGFAGYHCLRTLERVLPADAAELVAVNPTDYMLYVPLLPEVAGGSLDPRRVAVPLRPKLPRTRLVQAHATGLDLAARTCAVVDVEGREQVLEWDRIVLTSGSITRLLSIPGVAEHAFGFKSVAEAVFLRDHVLRQVELAEQATDPAERAARATFVVVGAGYTGTELVAQGQQLTRSALRGRTGLSESEVKWVLVDMAPRVLPGLDERLSEPASRVLRGRGVDVRLETSVEEVTADCAKLTDGTSIPTRTLVWCVGVRPDPLVESVSLATVKGRVVVDPTLAVPTHPHVFAAGDVAAVPDVFNDGKPTPMTAQHAQRQGKLAGRNVAASLGYGDVGTYRHRDLGFVVDLAGPSAVANPLHVPLTGPPAKLVARGYHLLAMPGNRLRVAVDWLTDLLARRQVVQFGLVPEAGVRLGDSERTSPEKISVSDGG; this is translated from the coding sequence ATGGGCAAGCCACGCGTGCTGGTCGTCGGAACGGGGTTCGCGGGCTACCACTGCCTGCGCACCCTGGAACGCGTGCTGCCGGCCGACGCCGCCGAGCTGGTGGCGGTCAACCCCACCGACTACATGCTCTACGTGCCGCTGCTGCCCGAGGTCGCCGGCGGCTCGCTCGACCCGCGCCGGGTGGCCGTGCCGCTGCGGCCCAAGCTGCCGCGCACCCGGCTCGTGCAGGCGCACGCGACCGGGCTCGACCTAGCCGCGCGGACGTGCGCGGTGGTGGACGTCGAGGGGCGCGAGCAGGTCCTGGAGTGGGACCGGATCGTGCTGACCTCGGGCTCGATCACCCGGCTGCTGTCCATCCCCGGGGTGGCCGAGCACGCGTTCGGCTTCAAGTCGGTCGCCGAAGCGGTCTTCCTGCGCGACCACGTGCTGCGGCAGGTCGAGCTGGCCGAGCAGGCGACCGACCCGGCCGAGCGGGCGGCGCGGGCGACGTTCGTCGTGGTCGGGGCCGGGTACACGGGCACCGAGCTGGTGGCTCAGGGGCAGCAGCTGACGCGTTCGGCGCTGCGCGGGCGCACCGGGCTGTCCGAGTCCGAGGTCAAGTGGGTGCTGGTGGACATGGCGCCGCGGGTGCTGCCCGGCCTGGACGAGCGGCTGTCCGAGCCCGCCTCGCGGGTGCTGCGGGGGCGTGGCGTGGACGTGCGGCTGGAGACCAGCGTCGAGGAGGTCACCGCGGACTGCGCGAAGCTGACCGACGGCACCTCCATCCCGACCCGGACGCTGGTGTGGTGCGTCGGCGTGCGGCCGGACCCGCTGGTGGAGTCGGTGTCGCTGGCCACGGTGAAGGGGCGGGTGGTGGTCGACCCGACGCTGGCCGTGCCGACCCACCCGCACGTGTTCGCCGCCGGTGACGTGGCCGCCGTGCCGGACGTGTTCAACGACGGCAAGCCGACGCCGATGACGGCGCAGCACGCGCAGCGGCAGGGCAAGCTGGCCGGGCGCAACGTGGCGGCGTCCCTGGGCTACGGCGACGTCGGCACGTACCGGCACCGCGACCTCGGGTTCGTGGTCGACCTGGCCGGGCCGAGCGCGGTCGCCAACCCGCTGCACGTGCCGCTGACCGGTCCGCCGGCCAAGCTGGTGGCCCGCGGCTACCACCTGCTGGCGATGCCCGGCAACCGGCTGCGGGTGGCGGTGGACTGGCTGACCGACCTGCTCGCCCGCCGCCAGGTCGTGCAGTTCGGCCTGGTCCCCGAGGCGGGGGTGCGGTTGGGCGACTCCGAGAGGACCAGCCCCGAGAAGATCAGCGTCAGCGACGGGGGGTGA
- a CDS encoding HAD family hydrolase has protein sequence MALGLPDAITACLFDLDGVLTSTAVLHRRAWRRTFDDFLSPRDELPFTEADYLTHVDGRPRYDGVRAFLASRGITLPEGEPNDPPDRDTVHGVGNRKNDLLEAIIRHEGVTPYPGTVPYLRAVEDAGLGIGVVTSSANARKVLDAADLSPFVQALVDGVVIIRDGLAGKPAPDSFLAGARLLGVRPEHAAVFEDALAGVQAGRSGGFGHVVGVDRTGQREALLAHGADVVVEDLAELL, from the coding sequence ATGGCCCTGGGACTGCCCGACGCGATCACCGCCTGTCTCTTCGACCTGGACGGCGTGCTCACCAGCACGGCCGTGCTGCACCGCCGCGCCTGGCGGCGCACGTTCGACGACTTCCTGAGCCCGCGCGACGAGCTGCCGTTCACCGAGGCCGACTACCTGACGCACGTGGACGGTCGGCCCCGCTACGACGGCGTGCGCGCATTCCTCGCCTCCAGGGGCATCACCTTGCCCGAGGGCGAGCCGAACGACCCACCGGACCGCGACACCGTGCACGGTGTCGGCAACCGCAAGAACGACCTGCTGGAGGCGATCATCCGACACGAAGGCGTGACCCCCTACCCGGGCACGGTCCCCTACCTGCGCGCCGTCGAGGACGCGGGGCTGGGCATCGGCGTGGTGACCTCGTCGGCGAACGCCCGCAAGGTGCTCGACGCGGCCGACCTCAGCCCGTTCGTGCAGGCGCTGGTGGACGGCGTGGTGATCATCCGCGACGGGCTGGCGGGGAAACCGGCGCCGGACTCGTTCCTGGCCGGCGCGCGGCTGCTGGGCGTGCGGCCGGAGCACGCCGCCGTGTTCGAGGACGCGCTGGCGGGCGTGCAAGCGGGCCGCTCGGGCGGGTTCGGCCACGTCGTGGGCGTGGACCGGACCGGTCAGCGGGAGGCGTTGCTGGCGCACGGCGCGGACGTCGTGGTCGAGGACCTGGCGGAGCTGCTGTGA
- a CDS encoding glycoside hydrolase family 65 protein produces MVRWDGLAVDQLRRTESVFALSNGHIGLRGTLDEGEPRGLPGTYLNGFYEEHALPYGESGYGYPEAGQTVVNVTDGKVIRLLVGDEPLDMRYGRAHAHQRELDFRTGTLRRCTEWESPTGRRVTVRSERLVSLTQRAVAAILYEVEANEDVQLVVQSDLLANEPVENEGGDPRVAAALNEPLEADFAHASDHRAILAHHARNSGLRMAAAMDHELEVDDGVRTEIRAEGDLARFTAAVDVPAGGKLRLVKYLGYGWSAQRSVPALRAQVEAALAGARQTGWEGLLAEQRRFLDDFWEVADIELHGDDELQQAMRFALFHIMQAAVRGETRAIPGKGLTGPGYDGHAFWDTEMFVLPVLAYTLPEAARDALRWRHSTLDKARERAEVLGQRGAAFPWRSINGAECSAYWPAGTAAFHVNGDVSHAVAQYVNATDDRQFERDCGTEILVETARLWTSLGHHDQHGGFRIDGVTGPDEYSAVVDNNVYTNLIAQENLRSAADACERHEDVAERLGVDGDEVRSWRKAADGMLIPFDDLLDVHQQSEGFTSHAEWDFEGTDPDEYPLMLNRPYFDLYRKQVVKQADLVLAMHVRGDAFTAEQKARNFAYYEARTVRDSSLSAGTQSVLAAEVGALRLAYDYLAEAAFTDLHDLHRNVHNGLHMASLAGAWVGLVAGFGGMRDHRGELSFAPRLPPGLSRMAFRMSFRGTRLAVEVEPGSVTYRIIGGEALRTSHHGEPIVVEPGKPVTRSTPDAPEPPELTQPANREPARRVPPGERSPGAQPS; encoded by the coding sequence ATGGTGCGCTGGGACGGCCTCGCCGTGGACCAGCTGCGCCGGACCGAATCGGTGTTCGCGCTGTCCAACGGGCACATCGGACTGCGCGGCACGCTGGACGAGGGCGAGCCGCGCGGGCTGCCCGGCACCTACCTCAACGGCTTCTACGAGGAGCACGCGCTGCCGTACGGCGAGTCCGGCTACGGCTACCCGGAGGCCGGGCAGACGGTCGTCAACGTCACCGACGGCAAGGTGATCCGGCTGCTGGTCGGGGACGAGCCGCTGGACATGCGCTACGGGCGGGCCCACGCGCACCAGCGCGAGCTGGACTTCCGCACCGGCACGCTGCGCCGCTGCACCGAGTGGGAGTCGCCGACCGGTCGCCGGGTGACCGTGCGCAGCGAGCGGCTGGTGTCGCTGACCCAGCGGGCGGTCGCGGCGATCCTGTACGAGGTCGAGGCGAACGAGGACGTGCAGCTCGTCGTGCAGTCCGACCTGCTGGCCAACGAGCCGGTGGAGAACGAGGGCGGCGACCCGCGGGTGGCGGCGGCGCTGAACGAGCCGCTGGAGGCCGACTTCGCCCACGCCTCGGACCACCGGGCGATCCTGGCGCACCACGCGCGCAACTCGGGGCTGCGGATGGCCGCCGCGATGGACCACGAGCTGGAGGTGGACGACGGCGTGCGCACCGAGATCCGCGCCGAGGGCGACCTGGCCCGGTTCACCGCCGCCGTCGACGTGCCTGCGGGTGGGAAGTTGCGGCTGGTCAAGTACCTGGGCTACGGCTGGTCCGCGCAGCGGTCGGTGCCCGCGCTGCGGGCGCAGGTCGAGGCGGCGCTGGCGGGCGCGCGGCAGACCGGCTGGGAGGGCCTGCTGGCCGAGCAGCGGCGGTTCCTGGACGACTTCTGGGAGGTCGCCGACATCGAGCTGCACGGCGACGACGAGTTGCAGCAGGCGATGCGGTTCGCGCTGTTCCACATCATGCAGGCCGCGGTGCGCGGCGAGACGCGGGCGATCCCGGGCAAGGGGCTGACCGGGCCGGGGTACGACGGGCACGCGTTCTGGGACACCGAGATGTTCGTGCTGCCGGTGCTGGCCTACACGCTGCCGGAGGCGGCGCGGGACGCGCTGCGGTGGCGGCACTCCACGCTGGACAAGGCGCGGGAGCGGGCCGAGGTGCTCGGCCAGCGCGGGGCGGCGTTCCCGTGGCGGTCGATCAACGGCGCGGAGTGCTCCGCGTACTGGCCCGCGGGGACGGCCGCGTTCCACGTCAACGGCGACGTGTCGCACGCGGTGGCGCAGTACGTCAACGCGACCGACGACCGGCAGTTCGAACGGGACTGCGGCACCGAGATCCTGGTGGAGACGGCGCGGCTGTGGACGTCGCTGGGCCACCACGACCAGCACGGCGGGTTCCGGATCGACGGGGTGACCGGCCCGGACGAGTACTCGGCCGTGGTGGACAACAACGTCTACACCAACCTGATCGCGCAGGAGAACCTGCGCAGCGCGGCGGACGCGTGCGAGCGGCACGAGGACGTGGCCGAGCGGCTGGGCGTGGACGGCGACGAGGTGCGGTCGTGGCGCAAGGCGGCCGACGGGATGCTCATCCCGTTCGACGACCTGCTCGACGTGCACCAGCAGTCCGAGGGGTTCACCTCGCACGCCGAGTGGGACTTCGAGGGCACCGATCCCGACGAGTACCCGCTGATGCTGAACCGGCCGTACTTCGACCTGTACCGCAAGCAGGTGGTCAAGCAGGCCGACCTGGTGCTGGCCATGCACGTGCGCGGCGACGCGTTCACGGCCGAGCAGAAGGCGCGCAACTTCGCCTACTACGAGGCGCGGACGGTGCGCGACTCGTCGCTCTCGGCGGGCACGCAGTCGGTGCTGGCCGCCGAGGTCGGCGCGCTGCGGCTGGCCTACGACTACCTGGCCGAGGCGGCGTTCACCGACCTGCACGACCTGCACCGCAACGTCCACAACGGACTGCACATGGCGTCGCTGGCGGGCGCCTGGGTCGGCCTGGTGGCCGGGTTCGGCGGGATGCGCGACCACCGCGGCGAGCTGTCGTTCGCGCCGCGCCTGCCGCCGGGGCTGTCCCGGATGGCGTTCCGCATGTCGTTCCGCGGCACGCGGCTCGCGGTGGAAGTCGAGCCGGGCTCGGTCACCTACCGGATCATCGGGGGTGAGGCGCTGCGCACCAGCCACCACGGCGAGCCCATCGTGGTGGAGCCGGGCAAGCCGGTCACCCGGTCCACACCGGACGCGCCCGAGCCGCCGGAGCTGACCCAGCCGGCGAACCGCGAGCCGGCGCGGAGGGTGCCGCCCGGCGAGCGGTCGCCGGGCGCTCAGCCGTCGTGA